The Raphanus sativus cultivar WK10039 chromosome 6, ASM80110v3, whole genome shotgun sequence sequence GACATGTAAGTACAAAATCTCAAGGCGGTAATTGTAACAATAGGTTTGCCTTTTTGTAACTCCCAACTCTACTTTCTGACACAAACAGCATATCATATCTTAACCCAAACCAAAGCCTAAAACCAAGTTTGTTTACTCAAACTCTCAAAACAACTattagagagagaagaaaaaaaacaagagatgCAGAGTTCTTGTCTCTACAGAGAATGCATGCGCAACCACGCGGCCAAGCTCGGCTCTTACGCCGTCGATGGCTGCCGCGAGTACTCTCAACCAGCCACCGGAGATCTCTGCGCCGCCTGTGGTTGCCACCGGAGCTACCACCGTCGCATTGATGTCCAACCTTCTGGTCAAGTTACTCGCGCGCGGTTTCCTTTCACGAGCTTGAGGCGCGTGAAGCAGCTCGCGAGGCTGAAATGGAAAGCATCTGCGGAGGAAAGAAAAGAGCAAGAAGAGGAGGACACGGAGGAGACTTCCACGGAAGAGAAGATGACGGTAAATCGTCGGAGGAAGTCGAAATTCACGGCAGAGCAAAGAGAGGCGATGAGAGATTACGCGGCGAAGCTGGGATGGA is a genomic window containing:
- the LOC108809607 gene encoding zinc-finger homeodomain protein 14: MQSSCLYRECMRNHAAKLGSYAVDGCREYSQPATGDLCAACGCHRSYHRRIDVQPSGQVTRARFPFTSLRRVKQLARLKWKASAEERKEQEEEDTEETSTEEKMTVNRRRKSKFTAEQREAMRDYAAKLGWTLKDKRAVREEISVFCERIGVTRYLFKTWVNNNKKFYH